From the genome of Dermacentor andersoni chromosome 3, qqDerAnde1_hic_scaffold, whole genome shotgun sequence:
GGCAGTGAAACAACAGTGTCGCCGCCAAGCGAGAACCGATCCCTGCATATAAAACTGATCGCGATGCCTTGTCGGTGTACCACGGAAAATGCAAATGGTACGGAGTCAGAACAAAACTTCGGCGCGCGACAGAAAAGTTGTCGTCGAAGTGCCATAGGCGACGACGGATCTCATTGGATGCTGCTAAGTCCAAGACCATCTCTATGCGtgcctggatttgtgccagatGCTGTGCGAAGGAGATGTGATTTAGCAGAGGACGCCCGAGACTCACGCTGGGGTAGGATTTGTACATTGACCAGTTTGTGTCAATATTGAACGCGTCCATGAGAGCGAACGTCGAGTTAAAGGTGTCGTCAACGGAGCGCGGCTGAGCATGAGCACCGTATGACGTGCTGTTCCGGTGGAGAGTCTCGAAAACCGTGTTCCTCACTCTGCGTGCGACGCCGACGATCTCTTTCACCTGTTGTTCGGCGCCGTTGAGAAGGAAGTTGTTAACGGCGTGCTGGAAGAGCCCATATGTCTCCCTGAAACAGATTAGTTTCTGTTGTCTGGCGGCTTCCTCCAGCGACCCGAAAAAGCTACCGCGTATCTTAGTATTTGTATAAAAGATAGCCGCCTGGAAAGCTAGAAAGCCCATTAGGTCTGTGGCTGCGGCTTCTCCGAGATTCTTGAGAAGACTAAACACTGCAGCGAACGACTTGAAGTCAAAGACGATAAGCGAGACCACGTCAGATGTGGAAGTCCTCAGGTACTGCTCAAGGACTGCGTTCCATTTGCCTTCCGTGATTAACGGCGTTGCTATCTGGAAAACTAACGTCACGTTCCACATAACTTCCTCCTTGTCGGTGGATCGCAGGTACACGTCGAAGACGTCGGTTGCGTTGGCAAGAAGCTCCACGAACTCTGAGAACCGAGTTTCGTTGACGCTGGTTCCTGCCAGTTCTTCGTAAGCGACGCGTAGGTAGGACACCACGTGCAGAGACGCGATCATGTTGCAAAGTCTTTTCAAGATCGACTGGAAGATCAGATCCAGGGGAAACGCCAGTACGCGACGTCCACCTCGCTCACGCTGCAGCCGCACGTCGATGTCGAAGAATACCGGCAATGCCAGGCGTCTCGCCATGAAAAACACGGCAGACAGAAAGCCCGAGCCTTCACTCTTGTCTGGCCACGTCAGTCTCGCTTCGGCCAACATGGCCGTCAGGTCAGCAACGGCTGTGGATTCTTCAGGAGCGAGACATGCCTCCATGTAGCCAACAGCCTTGCTTATCGGCTCTCCTTCCTTATTCCTGGCGTTGGCTTCGCGCATCCTCGACAAAGCTGCACCGATGAAGGAAACAAGATTATCGACGCGCGAGGATGTTTCGGGATGATTCTGTGTCCACGAACCACAGGCGAACCTGTAGAAATTGTCGCACGGGTCCCCACTTCTGTCAACGGCGTCTCGAACGAGGGCGGAGTAGGCCTCGGTGATGGCGGTGACTGCATCGGCCCTGGATCGCGGGCTTCTCGTGCTGGCGTTGCCTTTGTGTAGGGCGGCCTCCGGGGAAGGCCGGTGCTCCACTTTGAAGAGCGTGATGATGCGCCACGTGACGCCTAAAAAGACGACAGCGAATATAACGGTGAAAGAGGCGACGCCTAGGATGGTCCGTAGAGAATGCGGCGACTTCTTGGATGGACTCTTCGATAATCTGCTTCGAGCGGAGCCCTGCATGCGGCGTGCAAGTGAAAGTGTTTTATACAACGTGCAGCCGCCATCCACTGTTACCGCAAGCAGAGATGCTTATAAGAGTGAAACACGCTATACATTCTCCTGTAGCT
Proteins encoded in this window:
- the LOC140216545 gene encoding neprilysin-1-like; this encodes MQGSARSRLSKSPSKKSPHSLRTILGVASFTVIFAVVFLGVTWRIITLFKVEHRPSPEAALHKGNASTRSPRSRADAVTAITEAYSALVRDAVDRSGDPCDNFYRFACGSWTQNHPETSSRVDNLVSFIGAALSRMREANARNKEGEPISKAVGYMEACLAPEESTAVADLTAMLAEARLTWPDKSEGSGFLSAVFFMARRLALPVFFDIDVRLQRERGGRRVLAFPLDLIFQSILKRLCNMIASLHVVSYLRVAYEELAGTSVNETRFSEFVELLANATDVFDVYLRSTDKEEVMWNVTLVFQIATPLITEGKWNAVLEQYLRTSTSDVVSLIVFDFKSFAAVFSLLKNLGEAAATDLMGFLAFQAAIFYTNTKIRGSFFGSLEEAARQQKLICFRETYGLFQHAVNNFLLNGAEQQVKEIVGVARRVRNTVFETLHRNSTSYGAHAQPRSVDDTFNSTFALMDAFNIDTNWSMYKSYPSVSLGRPLLNHISFAQHLAQIQARIEMVLDLAASNEIRRRLWHFDDNFSVARRSFVLTPYHLHFPWYTDKASRSVLYAGIGSRLAATLLFHCLQRSSTCRTVLADHRSCLETNGAGYQRTFGEELQVALAGITVAWRAFQDDVSNATRHTVEASSPIEADGLFFAFGCYFFCGEDGGEELCNAPLKHSADFARVFECGRHSPMNPERKCAIFT